The following are encoded together in the Hippoglossus stenolepis isolate QCI-W04-F060 chromosome 12, HSTE1.2, whole genome shotgun sequence genome:
- the col21a1 gene encoding collagen alpha-1(XXI) chain isoform X3 — protein MCTLGTWLCCIMGYKATSMHCVLRCLCFMLLHLFSAAQDEDIRSCRTAPCDLVFILDGSWSVEDVNFEIVKGWLVNITSSFNIGQKFTQVGVVQYSDDPVLEIPLGKYSSTKDLIKAMENIEYMGGNTRTGTAIQFATDRLFGFSERSPLGISRIAVVLTDGKSQDEVVKAAEVARKKGVILFAIGVGSETEETELRDIANKPFSTYVFSVEDYKAISRIIQVIRQKLCEETVCQARIPVDSRDEKGFDILLHLNLDKKAKKTQGTFSGTKAYEVTPRIDLSEATRNLFPDGLPPSYVIVATLRYKGSVTAEEWDVWRIQKIDGTPQMAVTLNGFDRTVMFTSTSQAQSGTQTVRFSQQTARVFDEKWHQLRLLVTEEDVTLYVDDLEIETLPLETPVGIFINGKTQVGKYYRKETTVPFEIQKLRIYCDPEQNNRETACEIPGVCSNSPDYTEPTEEPCVCAPGPPGPPGMKGENGGSGKPGQPGAAGADGKPGIPGSRGNPGLPGPTGVEGLRGSHGYKGEQGRPGALGERGVPGLSGSSGKPGEKGSIGSPGTAGLPGKSGLLGEKGSMGPPGPPGHRGEPGRPGRDGKNGFPGGPGQKGEVGATGIPGADGRMGHPGLPGIPGTSGLDGHQGETGLPGPRGLKGSSGPPGEMGLPGAPGLKGPTGSKGHKGGSGNPGLQGTPGPVGSAGEPGAVGQPGHPGMPGLKGSTGQRGNTGDRGVMGLKGQIGGQGRPGNEGSAGPMGLKGEGHQGIRGREVRKVKGDGLDSWVSQAHLAPEGCRGTLVHLVHLDLKEDLQASCRTTTFGKFAETFSRLSCLYCC, from the exons GTGCACACTTGGAACTTGGCTCTGCTGCATAATGGGTTACAAAGCGACCTCCATGCATTGTGTCTTAAGATGCCTGTGCTTCATGCTTCTCCATTTGTTTAGTGCAGCTCAAGATGAAGACATAAGAA GTTGTAGGACCGCACCGTGTGATTTGGTCTTTATTCTTGACGGCTCGTGGAGTGTTGAAGATGTCAATTTTGAAATAGTGAAGGGATGGCTTGTCAATATCACATCGAGCTTCAACATCGGACAGAAGTTCACCCAGGTCGGCGTGGTCCAGTACAGCGACGACCCCGTTTTAGAAATACCTCTCGGGAAGTACTCATCCACCAAAGACCTCATCAAAGCGATGGAGAACATTGAGTACATGGGGGGAAACACGAGGACAGGCACGGCCATTCAGTTCGCCACAGATAGATTGTTTGGCTTCTCCGAGCGCAGCCCGCTAGGCATTTCCAGAATCGCTGTCGTCCTCACAGATGGGAAGTCTCAGGATGAGGTTGTGAAAGCAGCGGAGGTAGCAAGGAAAAAAGGAGTAATTCTGTTTGCAATCGGTGTCGGgtcagagacagaagagaccGAGTTGAGGGACATTGCAAACAAACCATTTTCAACTTATGTCTTTTCTGTGGAGGACTACAAAGCTATTTCCAGGATCATACAGGTCATACGACAGAAGCTGTGTGAGG AAACCGTTTGCCAAGCAAGAATCCCCGTAGATTCACGCGATGAGAAAGGTTTTGATATTCTCTTACATCTAAATTTGgacaaaaaagcaaagaagacACAAGGAACATTTTCCGGCACCAAGGCCTATGAAGTGACGCCTCGCATTGACTTGAGTGAAGCTACACG GAACCTTTTCCCTGACGGCCTGCCTCCGTCGTATGTTATCGTGGCCACACTGAGGTACAAAGGATCTGTGACAGCTGAGGAGTGGGACGTGTGGAGGATACAGAAGATTGACGGGACGCCGCAGATGGCGGTGACTCTAAATGGCTTCGACCGCACCGTCATGTTCACCTCAACCAGTCAGGCACAGAGCGGAACGCAGACGGTCAGATTCTCCCAACAGACAGCACGG GTGTTTGATGAGAAATGGCACCAGCTGCGGCTGCTGGTCACTGAGGAGGATGTGACTCTATATGTTGACGACCTGGAAATAGAGACTCTGCCCTTGGAGACCCCTGTTGGCATCTTCATCAATGGAAAAACCCAAGTTGGGAAATATTACAGAAAGGAAACAACGGTTCCA TTTGAAATTCAGAAACTTCGCATCTATTGTGACCCTGAGCAGAATAATCGAGAGACTGCATGTGAAATACCTGGAGTC TGCTCCAACAGTCCTGATTACACTGAACCTACTGAAGAACCTTGTGTTTGTGCTCCCGGACCCCCTGGACCTCCAGGAATGAAG GGAGAAAATGGAGGCAGTGGTAAACCTGGTCagcctggagctgctggtgctgaTGGTAAGCCT GGCATTCCTGGCAGCAGAGGGAATCCAGGGCTGCCAGGTCCAACAGGAGTAGAG GGGCTACGAGGGTCACACGGGTACAAAGGGGAGCAAGGGAGGCCCGGTGCTTTG GGTGAGAGGGGCGTGCCGGGATTATCGGGATCGTCCGGGAAGCCTGGAGAGAAG GGCTCTATAGGATCTCCAGGTACCGCAGGGTTACCAGGAAAAAGTGGTCTATTG GGAGAAAAGGGAAGTATGGGACCTCCTGGGCCGCCTGGTCATCGAGGAGAACCT GGCCGACCTGGGAGAGATGGAAAGAATGGATTTCCAGGAGGTCCTGGTCAAaag GGAGAAGTTGGGGCCACTGGCATTCCTGGAGCTGATGGAAGAATGGGCCATCCT GGTTTACCTGGAATACCAGGAACTTCAGGCCTGGATGGTCATCAG GGGGAGACTGGTTTGCCCGGACCAAGGGGCCTTAAAGGATCGTCTGGACCTCCT GGTGAGATGGGTTTACCTGGTGCACCTGGTTTAAAAGGACCAACTGGATCCAAG GGGCATAAGGGTGGAAGTGGAAATCCAGGTTTACAAGGAACACCAGGGCCTGTG GGGAGTGCAGGAGAACCAGGAGCAGTGGGTCAGCCGGGGCACCCGGGCATGCCAGGCCTGAAGGGAAGCACG GGACAAAGAGGAAATACAGGTGACCGAGGAGTGATG GGATTGAAAGGACAAATAGGAGGACAGGGTCGACCAGGGAATGAG GGCTCCGCTGGTCCCATGGGACTGAAAGGAGAG GGACATCAGGGGATCCGGGGCAGAGAGGTCAGGAAGGTCAAGGGGGACGGCCTGGACAGTTGGGTCAGTCAGGCCCATCTGGCCCCCGAGGGCTGCAGGGGGACACTGGTCCACCTGGTCCACCTGGACCTGAAGGAAGATCT GCAAGCGAGTTGTCGGACAACCACATTCGGCAAATTTGCAGAAACATTCTCCAGA CTGAGCTGCCTTTATTGTTGCTGA
- the col21a1 gene encoding collagen alpha-1(XXI) chain isoform X1, with amino-acid sequence MCTLGTWLCCIMGYKATSMHCVLRCLCFMLLHLFSAAQDEDIRSCRTAPCDLVFILDGSWSVEDVNFEIVKGWLVNITSSFNIGQKFTQVGVVQYSDDPVLEIPLGKYSSTKDLIKAMENIEYMGGNTRTGTAIQFATDRLFGFSERSPLGISRIAVVLTDGKSQDEVVKAAEVARKKGVILFAIGVGSETEETELRDIANKPFSTYVFSVEDYKAISRIIQVIRQKLCEETVCQARIPVDSRDEKGFDILLHLNLDKKAKKTQGTFSGTKAYEVTPRIDLSEATRNLFPDGLPPSYVIVATLRYKGSVTAEEWDVWRIQKIDGTPQMAVTLNGFDRTVMFTSTSQAQSGTQTVRFSQQTARVFDEKWHQLRLLVTEEDVTLYVDDLEIETLPLETPVGIFINGKTQVGKYYRKETTVPFEIQKLRIYCDPEQNNRETACEIPGVCSNSPDYTEPTEEPCVCAPGPPGPPGMKGENGGSGKPGQPGAAGADGKPGIPGSRGNPGLPGPTGVEGLRGSHGYKGEQGRPGALGERGVPGLSGSSGKPGEKGSIGSPGTAGLPGKSGLLGEKGSMGPPGPPGHRGEPGRPGRDGKNGFPGGPGQKGEVGATGIPGADGRMGHPGLPGIPGTSGLDGHQGETGLPGPRGLKGSSGPPGEMGLPGAPGLKGPTGSKGHKGGSGNPGLQGTPGPVGSAGEPGAVGQPGHPGMPGLKGSTGQRGNTGDRGVMGLKGQIGGQGRPGNEGSAGPMGLKGEKGTSGDPGQRGQEGQGGRPGQLGQSGPSGPRGLQGDTGPPGPPGPEGRSASELSDNHIRQICRNILQTELPLLLLSNQQSSCTRCQSRPGSAGPPGPAGPQGLRGPSGLGGSRGQPGHPGRPGRPGINGLKGESGFKGEKGSPGRTMMGDQGPPGPLGPMGPQGYSKPGPPGNPGPPGLNGAEGQTGNPGKPGPHGVCDPSMCYSSMMRRDPYNKGPIY; translated from the exons GTGCACACTTGGAACTTGGCTCTGCTGCATAATGGGTTACAAAGCGACCTCCATGCATTGTGTCTTAAGATGCCTGTGCTTCATGCTTCTCCATTTGTTTAGTGCAGCTCAAGATGAAGACATAAGAA GTTGTAGGACCGCACCGTGTGATTTGGTCTTTATTCTTGACGGCTCGTGGAGTGTTGAAGATGTCAATTTTGAAATAGTGAAGGGATGGCTTGTCAATATCACATCGAGCTTCAACATCGGACAGAAGTTCACCCAGGTCGGCGTGGTCCAGTACAGCGACGACCCCGTTTTAGAAATACCTCTCGGGAAGTACTCATCCACCAAAGACCTCATCAAAGCGATGGAGAACATTGAGTACATGGGGGGAAACACGAGGACAGGCACGGCCATTCAGTTCGCCACAGATAGATTGTTTGGCTTCTCCGAGCGCAGCCCGCTAGGCATTTCCAGAATCGCTGTCGTCCTCACAGATGGGAAGTCTCAGGATGAGGTTGTGAAAGCAGCGGAGGTAGCAAGGAAAAAAGGAGTAATTCTGTTTGCAATCGGTGTCGGgtcagagacagaagagaccGAGTTGAGGGACATTGCAAACAAACCATTTTCAACTTATGTCTTTTCTGTGGAGGACTACAAAGCTATTTCCAGGATCATACAGGTCATACGACAGAAGCTGTGTGAGG AAACCGTTTGCCAAGCAAGAATCCCCGTAGATTCACGCGATGAGAAAGGTTTTGATATTCTCTTACATCTAAATTTGgacaaaaaagcaaagaagacACAAGGAACATTTTCCGGCACCAAGGCCTATGAAGTGACGCCTCGCATTGACTTGAGTGAAGCTACACG GAACCTTTTCCCTGACGGCCTGCCTCCGTCGTATGTTATCGTGGCCACACTGAGGTACAAAGGATCTGTGACAGCTGAGGAGTGGGACGTGTGGAGGATACAGAAGATTGACGGGACGCCGCAGATGGCGGTGACTCTAAATGGCTTCGACCGCACCGTCATGTTCACCTCAACCAGTCAGGCACAGAGCGGAACGCAGACGGTCAGATTCTCCCAACAGACAGCACGG GTGTTTGATGAGAAATGGCACCAGCTGCGGCTGCTGGTCACTGAGGAGGATGTGACTCTATATGTTGACGACCTGGAAATAGAGACTCTGCCCTTGGAGACCCCTGTTGGCATCTTCATCAATGGAAAAACCCAAGTTGGGAAATATTACAGAAAGGAAACAACGGTTCCA TTTGAAATTCAGAAACTTCGCATCTATTGTGACCCTGAGCAGAATAATCGAGAGACTGCATGTGAAATACCTGGAGTC TGCTCCAACAGTCCTGATTACACTGAACCTACTGAAGAACCTTGTGTTTGTGCTCCCGGACCCCCTGGACCTCCAGGAATGAAG GGAGAAAATGGAGGCAGTGGTAAACCTGGTCagcctggagctgctggtgctgaTGGTAAGCCT GGCATTCCTGGCAGCAGAGGGAATCCAGGGCTGCCAGGTCCAACAGGAGTAGAG GGGCTACGAGGGTCACACGGGTACAAAGGGGAGCAAGGGAGGCCCGGTGCTTTG GGTGAGAGGGGCGTGCCGGGATTATCGGGATCGTCCGGGAAGCCTGGAGAGAAG GGCTCTATAGGATCTCCAGGTACCGCAGGGTTACCAGGAAAAAGTGGTCTATTG GGAGAAAAGGGAAGTATGGGACCTCCTGGGCCGCCTGGTCATCGAGGAGAACCT GGCCGACCTGGGAGAGATGGAAAGAATGGATTTCCAGGAGGTCCTGGTCAAaag GGAGAAGTTGGGGCCACTGGCATTCCTGGAGCTGATGGAAGAATGGGCCATCCT GGTTTACCTGGAATACCAGGAACTTCAGGCCTGGATGGTCATCAG GGGGAGACTGGTTTGCCCGGACCAAGGGGCCTTAAAGGATCGTCTGGACCTCCT GGTGAGATGGGTTTACCTGGTGCACCTGGTTTAAAAGGACCAACTGGATCCAAG GGGCATAAGGGTGGAAGTGGAAATCCAGGTTTACAAGGAACACCAGGGCCTGTG GGGAGTGCAGGAGAACCAGGAGCAGTGGGTCAGCCGGGGCACCCGGGCATGCCAGGCCTGAAGGGAAGCACG GGACAAAGAGGAAATACAGGTGACCGAGGAGTGATG GGATTGAAAGGACAAATAGGAGGACAGGGTCGACCAGGGAATGAG GGCTCCGCTGGTCCCATGGGACTGAAAGGAGAG AAAGGGACATCAGGGGATCCGGGGCAGAGAGGTCAGGAAGGTCAAGGGGGACGGCCTGGACAGTTGGGTCAGTCAGGCCCATCTGGCCCCCGAGGGCTGCAGGGGGACACTGGTCCACCTGGTCCACCTGGACCTGAAGGAAGATCT GCAAGCGAGTTGTCGGACAACCACATTCGGCAAATTTGCAGAAACATTCTCCAGA CTGAGCTGCCTTTATTGTTGCTGAGCAACCAGCAGAGTAGCTGCACCCGATGTCAAAGCCGGCCTGGATCTGCGGGTCCTCCAGGTCCAGCTGGGCCCCAGGGACTCAGGGGTCCTTCTGGACTCGGCGGCTCCAGGGGGCAGCCAGGCCACCCTGGTCGGCCGGGACGTCCTGGTATTAACGGACTCAAAG GAGAATCAGGTTTCAAGGGTGAGAAGGGGAGTCCGGGTCGAACCATGATGGGAGACCAAGGGCCACCGGGACCTCTAG GTCCAATGGGTCCCCAGGGGTACAGTAAACCAGGTCCTCCAGGTAACCCTGGACCCCCTGGTCTGAACGGAGCAGAGGGTCAAACTGGTAACCCTGGCAAACCCGGTCCGCATGGGGTGTGTGATCCATCCATGTGCTACAGTAGCATGATGAGGCGGGATCCTTACAATAAAGGACCAATCTATTGA
- the col21a1 gene encoding collagen alpha-1(XXI) chain isoform X2 — protein MGYKATSMHCVLRCLCFMLLHLFSAAQDEDIRSCRTAPCDLVFILDGSWSVEDVNFEIVKGWLVNITSSFNIGQKFTQVGVVQYSDDPVLEIPLGKYSSTKDLIKAMENIEYMGGNTRTGTAIQFATDRLFGFSERSPLGISRIAVVLTDGKSQDEVVKAAEVARKKGVILFAIGVGSETEETELRDIANKPFSTYVFSVEDYKAISRIIQVIRQKLCEETVCQARIPVDSRDEKGFDILLHLNLDKKAKKTQGTFSGTKAYEVTPRIDLSEATRNLFPDGLPPSYVIVATLRYKGSVTAEEWDVWRIQKIDGTPQMAVTLNGFDRTVMFTSTSQAQSGTQTVRFSQQTARVFDEKWHQLRLLVTEEDVTLYVDDLEIETLPLETPVGIFINGKTQVGKYYRKETTVPFEIQKLRIYCDPEQNNRETACEIPGVCSNSPDYTEPTEEPCVCAPGPPGPPGMKGENGGSGKPGQPGAAGADGKPGIPGSRGNPGLPGPTGVEGLRGSHGYKGEQGRPGALGERGVPGLSGSSGKPGEKGSIGSPGTAGLPGKSGLLGEKGSMGPPGPPGHRGEPGRPGRDGKNGFPGGPGQKGEVGATGIPGADGRMGHPGLPGIPGTSGLDGHQGETGLPGPRGLKGSSGPPGEMGLPGAPGLKGPTGSKGHKGGSGNPGLQGTPGPVGSAGEPGAVGQPGHPGMPGLKGSTGQRGNTGDRGVMGLKGQIGGQGRPGNEGSAGPMGLKGEKGTSGDPGQRGQEGQGGRPGQLGQSGPSGPRGLQGDTGPPGPPGPEGRSASELSDNHIRQICRNILQTELPLLLLSNQQSSCTRCQSRPGSAGPPGPAGPQGLRGPSGLGGSRGQPGHPGRPGRPGINGLKGESGFKGEKGSPGRTMMGDQGPPGPLGPMGPQGYSKPGPPGNPGPPGLNGAEGQTGNPGKPGPHGVCDPSMCYSSMMRRDPYNKGPIY, from the exons ATGGGTTACAAAGCGACCTCCATGCATTGTGTCTTAAGATGCCTGTGCTTCATGCTTCTCCATTTGTTTAGTGCAGCTCAAGATGAAGACATAAGAA GTTGTAGGACCGCACCGTGTGATTTGGTCTTTATTCTTGACGGCTCGTGGAGTGTTGAAGATGTCAATTTTGAAATAGTGAAGGGATGGCTTGTCAATATCACATCGAGCTTCAACATCGGACAGAAGTTCACCCAGGTCGGCGTGGTCCAGTACAGCGACGACCCCGTTTTAGAAATACCTCTCGGGAAGTACTCATCCACCAAAGACCTCATCAAAGCGATGGAGAACATTGAGTACATGGGGGGAAACACGAGGACAGGCACGGCCATTCAGTTCGCCACAGATAGATTGTTTGGCTTCTCCGAGCGCAGCCCGCTAGGCATTTCCAGAATCGCTGTCGTCCTCACAGATGGGAAGTCTCAGGATGAGGTTGTGAAAGCAGCGGAGGTAGCAAGGAAAAAAGGAGTAATTCTGTTTGCAATCGGTGTCGGgtcagagacagaagagaccGAGTTGAGGGACATTGCAAACAAACCATTTTCAACTTATGTCTTTTCTGTGGAGGACTACAAAGCTATTTCCAGGATCATACAGGTCATACGACAGAAGCTGTGTGAGG AAACCGTTTGCCAAGCAAGAATCCCCGTAGATTCACGCGATGAGAAAGGTTTTGATATTCTCTTACATCTAAATTTGgacaaaaaagcaaagaagacACAAGGAACATTTTCCGGCACCAAGGCCTATGAAGTGACGCCTCGCATTGACTTGAGTGAAGCTACACG GAACCTTTTCCCTGACGGCCTGCCTCCGTCGTATGTTATCGTGGCCACACTGAGGTACAAAGGATCTGTGACAGCTGAGGAGTGGGACGTGTGGAGGATACAGAAGATTGACGGGACGCCGCAGATGGCGGTGACTCTAAATGGCTTCGACCGCACCGTCATGTTCACCTCAACCAGTCAGGCACAGAGCGGAACGCAGACGGTCAGATTCTCCCAACAGACAGCACGG GTGTTTGATGAGAAATGGCACCAGCTGCGGCTGCTGGTCACTGAGGAGGATGTGACTCTATATGTTGACGACCTGGAAATAGAGACTCTGCCCTTGGAGACCCCTGTTGGCATCTTCATCAATGGAAAAACCCAAGTTGGGAAATATTACAGAAAGGAAACAACGGTTCCA TTTGAAATTCAGAAACTTCGCATCTATTGTGACCCTGAGCAGAATAATCGAGAGACTGCATGTGAAATACCTGGAGTC TGCTCCAACAGTCCTGATTACACTGAACCTACTGAAGAACCTTGTGTTTGTGCTCCCGGACCCCCTGGACCTCCAGGAATGAAG GGAGAAAATGGAGGCAGTGGTAAACCTGGTCagcctggagctgctggtgctgaTGGTAAGCCT GGCATTCCTGGCAGCAGAGGGAATCCAGGGCTGCCAGGTCCAACAGGAGTAGAG GGGCTACGAGGGTCACACGGGTACAAAGGGGAGCAAGGGAGGCCCGGTGCTTTG GGTGAGAGGGGCGTGCCGGGATTATCGGGATCGTCCGGGAAGCCTGGAGAGAAG GGCTCTATAGGATCTCCAGGTACCGCAGGGTTACCAGGAAAAAGTGGTCTATTG GGAGAAAAGGGAAGTATGGGACCTCCTGGGCCGCCTGGTCATCGAGGAGAACCT GGCCGACCTGGGAGAGATGGAAAGAATGGATTTCCAGGAGGTCCTGGTCAAaag GGAGAAGTTGGGGCCACTGGCATTCCTGGAGCTGATGGAAGAATGGGCCATCCT GGTTTACCTGGAATACCAGGAACTTCAGGCCTGGATGGTCATCAG GGGGAGACTGGTTTGCCCGGACCAAGGGGCCTTAAAGGATCGTCTGGACCTCCT GGTGAGATGGGTTTACCTGGTGCACCTGGTTTAAAAGGACCAACTGGATCCAAG GGGCATAAGGGTGGAAGTGGAAATCCAGGTTTACAAGGAACACCAGGGCCTGTG GGGAGTGCAGGAGAACCAGGAGCAGTGGGTCAGCCGGGGCACCCGGGCATGCCAGGCCTGAAGGGAAGCACG GGACAAAGAGGAAATACAGGTGACCGAGGAGTGATG GGATTGAAAGGACAAATAGGAGGACAGGGTCGACCAGGGAATGAG GGCTCCGCTGGTCCCATGGGACTGAAAGGAGAG AAAGGGACATCAGGGGATCCGGGGCAGAGAGGTCAGGAAGGTCAAGGGGGACGGCCTGGACAGTTGGGTCAGTCAGGCCCATCTGGCCCCCGAGGGCTGCAGGGGGACACTGGTCCACCTGGTCCACCTGGACCTGAAGGAAGATCT GCAAGCGAGTTGTCGGACAACCACATTCGGCAAATTTGCAGAAACATTCTCCAGA CTGAGCTGCCTTTATTGTTGCTGAGCAACCAGCAGAGTAGCTGCACCCGATGTCAAAGCCGGCCTGGATCTGCGGGTCCTCCAGGTCCAGCTGGGCCCCAGGGACTCAGGGGTCCTTCTGGACTCGGCGGCTCCAGGGGGCAGCCAGGCCACCCTGGTCGGCCGGGACGTCCTGGTATTAACGGACTCAAAG GAGAATCAGGTTTCAAGGGTGAGAAGGGGAGTCCGGGTCGAACCATGATGGGAGACCAAGGGCCACCGGGACCTCTAG GTCCAATGGGTCCCCAGGGGTACAGTAAACCAGGTCCTCCAGGTAACCCTGGACCCCCTGGTCTGAACGGAGCAGAGGGTCAAACTGGTAACCCTGGCAAACCCGGTCCGCATGGGGTGTGTGATCCATCCATGTGCTACAGTAGCATGATGAGGCGGGATCCTTACAATAAAGGACCAATCTATTGA